The Marinifilum sp. JC120 genome segment CTGATCTTTTTGTGCTCTGACGTGCTTTTGTAATACGAAAAGTTTACATTTGGTCATACATAGGTAAAAACTATTTTATTTTACCATATTCGACTCTGGCTTCCCATATCATTTTGGCAATTCTCTTCCCTAAGTCCAGTTGCCTTGTCTTGATCAGGGCTTCCGCAGCGTCGCGGTTGCCGTCCTGCTTTAGCAAAGTGGCAGATTCAAGGTCTCTGAGATAGTTCTCAAATTCCCTTATCAGTTTGGAAAGATTCAGAGTTTCCAGTTCAAGGGGAACTCTTACGGATTTAACTTTTCTGCTCATTTTGCCTGTTTTACCTGTTGTGTTTGAAAAGATCTTACCGTTTAAAAGACAAATGTCAATACATTTGTATTACAATATGAAACTAAGTAAGCATTGGAGTCTATGCAGTTACAAACCGTAAATGAAATTTAATAGATCTCAAAAAGAAATACAATTGTATTACAATTGTAAGTCAAAAAGAGGACATAAAGTAATAGTTAATAAGAACTGGTAGTTAAGAGTTTTGGGGGTGGGGTAAGGCTGTTTAGCTGTTATTCAAATCTGAAGGATTGTACTTCCGGGCTGCTGGCGGTGATGAGTGCCGGAAAGATAATCAGTGCACATGCCGGGTGATATAGCAATGGAGAGAAGAATCCGCAGACGACAGTAGCGGTAAGTAGGCTGGTCAGCATGTTTGAAGGAAAACGTTTATAAAAGAATGTTCCGGCGGCGGCCACAAGGCATGGTCCGGCCAGCCCCCACGCGCTGAGCAGGTGCAGCCAGAATGGCAGGATATGAAACATGTATATGCCGGAACCGGTCCAGACGTGCTGCTGTCCGTGCCAGATGGTCCACAGTGAGGCCGGGACATTAAGGGGCAAGGGGACGGACAAGGGGAATCCGCTGATAAGCAGGTCCGGATTGTTGGCAAAAAGTTCCAATATTGAGAACCATAGCCAGTACGAAGGCAGGTCCTGTCTGTTCATAAAGGTCATTTCCTGAACTTGCAGGGAAAGGTAGTTAAAGAAAAGTAGGCAAAGAATGAGCAGGAACTTTTTCAGTCCGCCCTTGGGGCCGGAAATGAGCATAATCAACACAGCGGCTATGGCTGTGTCCCGACCAAGAGAGCAGAAGATCCCGGCAAGGATCAGTAGCCGGGTTAGTTTGTTGTTTTCGGAATTATGCATGGTAGCGCACAGTCCGACCAGAAGAATTGGTCCTGTAATGCTTGAAATGCCTGAGAATGAAGGCATAGCAGGTTCGTGCATAATAAAAAAGCGGATTCCGAATTCAGCGCAGATGAGTAGTGCCAGCCAGCTGGACCAGAAGGATATTTGTTTGGTGCTTGGTGGCGCAAATAGTTTTATCCAGAGCAGGGTTACCAGTAAGAAAAGTAGTGGCTTGCCTTCCATGAGCAGTGGGAGCTGGTCAAGTAGCGGGCGGGTGAATTCAGCAAAGCATTTGAATGAAATCCAGGTGATGAGCAGGGCAGGTATTCCGGCCTTGAACCAGATTGGAGCAACGCTGTCCTCGTCACCGCGTAATATCTCCAGCAGCAGGCCCAGTACAGCTAGTCCGGTGGCCATTATTTCCGCCAGATTGCCGGGGACAGCATGACTACTCAAGCTGAAGGCTGCCATGGTCAGCGGCAGTCCCAGACTGAATAGGGCTAGGGGAAGCTCCGAGGCTGTGAGGGCTTTATTGTCTGAACTCATTGGCAATTGTGTTACATGGATATGCTTAGGGTTAGAAGAGCCGGATTTAAAAAAACGATTAATTATTTACGTCCGCTGAATCTGAAAATCAAACGGTTGAGGTAGTTGAAAGGGAAAACAACAGGTTTGGGTATTCTTTTGCGTTTAACCAGCAGCAGATCCAGTACGTGGGCGGTCGGGTACTTAAAGCCTAGAAAGTTAACGCATCCTGCGCAATAGGTAACCATGGGGGCTCCGGTTTTCTGTGCTTCGGTAATCCGTTTGCGTGACCAGTATTTGGCGTATGCCTTTTTATAGAAATGGGTTGCTCCGCCCTCGCCGCAGCAGAGGGTCTTTTTACCGTTGTGTCGCATTTCCACAACTCTGATACCCAGTGACTTCAGTAGGGTGCGTACATGCTTGTGCATTTCAGTTTCATCACGGATCACGCAAGGGTCATGGACAGTAACTTCTTTTATGTTTGGCCTGACCGGAATAAATTTCGAATATTTCAACCTTTTATAAATAGAAATAATCTCTAGTTTTGAGTTGGATTCCTTGAAAGTGACATGACAATTGGGACAGGCGGTCAGGATTTTTTTTATTCCTTTACGTTCCAGCCTGTTTATGAGTCCTGAGAGGCCTTCCTCATGCCTGCTTTTTAGGCCAAGCATTTTGGATGGTTTTGAGCAGCAGTTAAGGACCAGTCCTATGGTCGGGTCTTCCCGCTTCAAAATTTTGTAGGCAATTCTGGTGGCATCAGGGTGCATGGCCGGGAGAGTGCAGCCCGGGAAAAATACGGTTTTGCAGTTGTCCGGGATGAATTCGCCCTTGAATGGGAAGCGTTGACCGAGCCGTTCGTAATTCAGAATCGGCTCGTATTTGTCCAGCCTGAAAATAGCATTGGTCTGAGCGTGGTTACGCAACTCTTTGAACATGCGGTCCGGTTCTGCTGCCACCGGACAAATGGCCGAGCATAGTCCGCAGGTGGAGCAGGCATATGAGCGTACTGCCACGTTGTCTGCATCTTCATCAGACGAAAGTGCCCGCAGGGCGATCGAGACAGGAGAGCCGCTTTCAGCAAGAAAACGGCATTGAGTCATACACTTGCCACAGTCTATGCATTCATCGGCTGTGTGCTGTAATTCTTTTTTTAATTGCTTTGATACTGGCATAGGCGCCTATGAAGACTCTGGCCTAAAGTAGTTGGCAACCCCAGATCTTCACCCTTTTATTGACGTATTCAGTGCACTTCCCTTTGATACGCACTTTTACGCC includes the following:
- a CDS encoding (Fe-S)-binding protein — its product is MPVSKQLKKELQHTADECIDCGKCMTQCRFLAESGSPVSIALRALSSDEDADNVAVRSYACSTCGLCSAICPVAAEPDRMFKELRNHAQTNAIFRLDKYEPILNYERLGQRFPFKGEFIPDNCKTVFFPGCTLPAMHPDATRIAYKILKREDPTIGLVLNCCSKPSKMLGLKSRHEEGLSGLINRLERKGIKKILTACPNCHVTFKESNSKLEIISIYKRLKYSKFIPVRPNIKEVTVHDPCVIRDETEMHKHVRTLLKSLGIRVVEMRHNGKKTLCCGEGGATHFYKKAYAKYWSRKRITEAQKTGAPMVTYCAGCVNFLGFKYPTAHVLDLLLVKRKRIPKPVVFPFNYLNRLIFRFSGRK